In the Streptomyces sp. NBC_00193 genome, CGTCGCCGACCACGAGCACGACCCGGCCGTCCGGCAGGTTGATCACGTCGTACCAGTCGCCGCCGACCTCGGTGATCCGGCTGCCGGGCACGTACCGGTGGGCCACGTCCACGTACGGGCTGGTCGCCAACGCGCTGGGCAGCAGGGCCCGCTGCAGCGTGAGGGCGATGTCCTGGACACGGCTGTACAGGCGGGCGTTGTCCAGACAGATCGCAGCACGTGAGGCGAGCTCGCTCGCCAGGCTGACGTCGTCCCGGGTGAAGGCCGGACGGTCCCCGGACCGGCCGAACATGGCGATTCCCTGGACGGTGCCCCGGGCGATGAGCGGGGCGACGAGGACGCAGGCCAGCCCGCTCTCGGCGAAGAGCCGGGCGCGCGACTCGATGAGGACGGTCCGGGCCAGGAACTCCTCGTTCACCACCGCGGAGATCGCGCGGCCGGTCCGCAGCATGTCGTGGATGACGGAGCCGGGCGGATAGCGCACCGTATCCACCCCGCTGACGAGTTCGGTGGCCGGCGGGGGCAGGATCGTCCCGGAGGCGATCCGGCGCGTGATCAGCCATCTCGCCGGATCGAAGACCTCGTCCTCGTCCATCCACTCCACGACTTCGACCACGGCGCCGTCGCAGAAGTCCGGCATGGACGCGTCGACCAGCTCCTGGGCCGTGATGTTCACGTCCAGGGTGGTCCCGATACGAGTCGAGGCCCCGTCCAGCAGAGCCAGCCGCCGACGGCCGGCGGTGGCTTCCAGGATGGCCTGTTCCCGGTCCGTCACGTCCACCATCAACCCGCCCACTCCGGGGCGCGAGCCGACCGCCCGGCTCAGGGGGAAGAAGCTCACCGACCGCACCTGGTCACGGTCCGGATGCCCGCGCGGACGCAGACCCACCAGCGCCCCCACGATCGGCGCTCCGCCCTGCGCGACCTCCCGGAGCATGCGCCGGTACTCGCCGCCATCGGACATGATCATGAACTCGTCCATCCGCCGTCCGAGGTGCGCCTCGATGGGAAGACCGTCCATGTCGGCGAGCGCCTGGTTGAGGTGGACGTACCGCAGATCCGGGTCGAGCATGACCAGACCGATGGGGCAGGTCTCGAAGAGGGCGTCGAGGAACGCGAGGTTGGTCTTGACCCGGTCGAGCTCGTCGCTGCGGCTCGCCAGGACCATCACCACCGAACGGCCTGCGGCCCCGGTCACGGAGAAGGCCCGGAATCCGCACGCGAAGGTCGTGCCGTCCTGATGCCGTGCCGTCAGCCGGCCCCTCCAGTACCCGAGGGTCCGGCCCCGCTCCGTCAGCCGGGCGCAGGAACCGGACGGACAGGACGGCGGTGGAGTCGTAACCGAAAAGGTCCCGTGCGCCTGGACCCCAGTAACAGACGCGATCGCCGCCATCGACGCCGAAGACGGCCACGGGCACGTGCTCCAGCAGCGTCCCGGGCTCGGACCAGAACGGGCCGTGAGCAGCCTCGCCCCCCGGCAGAGCCGATGGCACGAGACGTCCCCTTCCACCCGCCGTCCCCTCCATTATGCGGGCCCCCTCGGCGGCGCGCGGGGGGAAGCGTGCCCCGGCGAACGCCGAGGTCAGGCTGTGATCGGGTGACGGGCCAGGAACCCGGCCAGGGCTTCGGCGACCGGTCGGGACCGTTCGATGTGGAGCAGATGGCCCACACCGTCGACGACGCACTCCTCGACGTCGGGCACGTTCGAGCGGAGGAACTCGGCGACCTCGACCCACAGCGGCTGCGTGGCGCCGCCCAGCACGGACAGCACCGGCCGGCGGATCGCCGCGGCCTCTTCGGGGCCGAAGCGCCACTCCGCCAGAGCGGGGAGCTCGACCCCGAAGAGCGTGTCGGCGTCCTTGACCCCCTGGGCGACGCTGCCCGGGATGCGCTCGTCGAGCAGGGTCCGGCAGCGTTCCCAGTCCATTCCGCCGGCGAGGGACAGGAACAGTCCGAAGGCGCGTTCGGGATCGCCGCCGGCGTACGCCTCGAACGCGGGCGCGGCCTGCGCGAAGAACGCCGCGCCCGCGGGCACCGACAGGAGGGAGAGCTCCATCAGGGCGACCGTGACGATCCGGTCGGGGTGGTCCTGTGCGAGCTGGGCGGCGACCGCCCCGCCCGTCGAGTGCCCCGCCACGTGGACGCGGTCGATGCCGAGGTGGTCGAGCAGCGCGACGGCATCCGCGACGTGATCGGCCACGCTCACCGGCCCGGGAGTGTGGGTGCTGCCGCTCCAGCCCCGCTTGTGATAAGTGACGAGACGGTAACGCTCGGTGAGTACCGGTTCGGCGGCGAGCGGGAGGAATCCGTCGGGAAGGACCGGGCTGATGAGCAGGACCGGCTCCCCGTCTCCCCGGACCTCGTGTTC is a window encoding:
- a CDS encoding SpoIIE family protein phosphatase; this translates as MTGAAGRSVVMVLASRSDELDRVKTNLAFLDALFETCPIGLVMLDPDLRYVHLNQALADMDGLPIEAHLGRRMDEFMIMSDGGEYRRMLREVAQGGAPIVGALVGLRPRGHPDRDQVRSVSFFPLSRAVGSRPGVGGLMVDVTDREQAILEATAGRRRLALLDGASTRIGTTLDVNITAQELVDASMPDFCDGAVVEVVEWMDEDEVFDPARWLITRRIASGTILPPPATELVSGVDTVRYPPGSVIHDMLRTGRAISAVVNEEFLARTVLIESRARLFAESGLACVLVAPLIARGTVQGIAMFGRSGDRPAFTRDDVSLASELASRAAICLDNARLYSRVQDIALTLQRALLPSALATSPYVDVAHRYVPGSRITEVGGDWYDVINLPDGRVVLVVGDVMGHGVSAATAMGRLRITTKALARHHSEPAELLTELDACAQEAGIELATCLYLVYDPGTGRARIAGAGHPPPLVLRPDGTVETIDEVLGVPLGVGGFPFRTTEVELPAHATLALYTDGLIEARGRDIEAGLGALRAELGRAPGPLEAMADHILASLLPTPPVDDTVLVLARVHRAP
- a CDS encoding alpha/beta fold hydrolase → MDTVTVNDIRLEHEVRGDGEPVLLISPVLPDGFLPLAAEPVLTERYRLVTYHKRGWSGSTHTPGPVSVADHVADAVALLDHLGIDRVHVAGHSTGGAVAAQLAQDHPDRIVTVALMELSLLSVPAGAAFFAQAAPAFEAYAGGDPERAFGLFLSLAGGMDWERCRTLLDERIPGSVAQGVKDADTLFGVELPALAEWRFGPEEAAAIRRPVLSVLGGATQPLWVEVAEFLRSNVPDVEECVVDGVGHLLHIERSRPVAEALAGFLARHPITA